From the Sphingobacteruim zhuxiongii genome, the window GGTATCTCCTATTTTCTCACGCAGCTTTCGAATGTGTACATCGATCGTTCGGTTTGTAACGACAACAGAATCCTCCCAAATTGCTTTCAGAATCTGTTCCCTTGTAAAAACCTTATTCGGCTTAGACGCCAATAGGTATAACAATTCGAATTCTTTCTTTGCCAAGACAAACTTTTCCTCACCACGGTAGACTAGGAATGAATCTCTATCGATTACTAAATCGGAAATCTCTAATTTATCAGTTGACTGATCATCGATTACTTCTGAGGTATTTCTACGAAGGATTGCGTTAATACGGCTCATTAGTGCGCGTGGTTTAATTGGCTTAGCGATATAATCGTCGGCACCCACATGAAAACCAGCAATTTCTGAATACTCTTCACTTCTGGCCGTCAAGAAAACCATAAAGGTTTGTTTAAACTCCGGCATAGAACGCATTAAACGACAAGCTTCTATTCCATCCATCTCCGGCATCATTACATCCAAAATAATCAAGTCTGGATATACATCTTTTGCCACTTTTATCGCCTCCTTACCGTTTGCCGCGGTGTAAACTTGGTATCCCTCTTTGGTTAAATTATAAGAAATCAATTCAACAATGTCTGCCTCATCGTCAACCACTAGAATTTTCTGCTTACTGGCCATATAATGTCTTTTTTTTGCTAAGTTATGTACTTAATCATAAGATAAAGTTAACCAAATATTATATAATTGTTAACACTTAAATATAACTTAACAATGCATTATTCTTAATTTAAGGTTTTCGTTAAAAAATCTTCTAACTCTTTCCCTCTTAAGTTCTTAGCAATTATCTTTCCTGTACCATCAATTATATAAGATGTTGGAATCCCTTTAATTTGATAGTCAATCACCAACGGCGAACTCCAGGCTTGTAAATCGGATATATTCGTCCATTCCAATTTATCATCTGCAATCGCACGCATCCATGGGCCTGGGTTGTTATCTAGAGATACCCCAAGTACGGTGAAATTTTTATCTTTAAAACGATGGTATTGTTTGACGATGTTTGGATTTTCTTCTCGACAAGGCATACACCATGAAGCCCAAAAATCGATTAACACGGTTTTACCTTGAAAATCCGATAACTTCACCAACTTATTATCCTTTGTATAAGCTTGTAATGCTGGCGCAGGTTGCCCGATTGCCAATTTACGAAGCTTGTTCACTTCCCCTTTAAAATCGCTTACATAACGATTTTCGGTAAATTTATCTTTGATTTGATCAGCATAAGTAATTAATTCCTGCTCAGCCATCTCCGGATCCAGCGTGCTCATCACATAGAATCCCGCCAAGTCCTGATTCTTATCTGCAAAAGTAACCGCCTGTTGTACGTAGTTTTTAAAGAAAGGTTCAAATTTCTGGAGCATCTCCGCACGAAGATTCTGGATCTCATTAGCTCCAAGATCTGTGGTTGCTTTCGTAAACGCTTGCTGTAAAGAATCGCGAACAAAATCTATGCGAACTTTTAGCGGCGCAAAATCTTTCAATTTCGTAGAAAGCTCGGAACCTTCAACCTTATAAGTCTCGGGTTGCTGCATATCAACAGAAAACGTCAATTCGTTTCCTGGCTCTACAATTATTGGATACCTATTCTTGCCTACCGCAATCGTTAATAAACGCTCCTGAGTGGCTGGTCTTTCAAATTTAAATCGATTACCGTCTGCGATAAAAGTAGAATCCAATTTACGATCACCCTCATAAAAACTTACCACCTTCACATTTCCCGGGTTATCAATAACTCCTTTTATCTGGATACTTTCATTGTTCGAGCAAGCGCTAATTAAACTTGACAGGAACAATAAACCACATACATTTAATACGGATTTTCTCATTATATTTTACTTTACAAATTCTCTAGCGCGTTCAATCGCTTTCGGCAAGCCAGCACTATCCTTACCTCCTGCTGTTGCGAAGAATGGTTGACCACCTCCACCACCTTGGATCTCTTTCGCTAATTCGCGAACAATATTTCCCGCGTTCAAATTCTTTTCTTTTGCTAAATCATCTGAAATCATCACTGTCAGACTCGGCTTCCCGTCAAAATCAGCTCCCAAAACTAAGAATAAGCGATCTACAGCACCTTTCAACGCATAAGCTAATGTTTTGACCGCATCTGCATTTGGTAAATCAACAACCATCGATAGGAAGTTGATATCACCAATACGCTCAAATTTAGACTCCAATTCTTCGCGCATTTTTAAGGATTTTTCAACAATGTTGCGCTCAATCTCTTTACGAAGTGCCCCGTTTTCATCAATAACTTTACTTAAAGCGGAAACAAAATCTTTCGGATTGTTTAACATGCCTTTCATGTTGTCTACCAATTCGAAATATTCACGAATAACTTGCTGTGCTTTTGTTCCAGTAATGGCTTCAATACGACGAACTCCTGCTGCTACAGCAGACTCGGAAACGATCTTAAAGAAACCTATTTGACCTGTAGCACGAACATGCGTTCCACCACATAATTCTTTTGAATAGTGATCATCGAAAGTAATTACGCGAACATGATCTCCGTATTTTTCACCAAATAAAGCTGTAACTCCCGATTCAATTGCTTTTTGATAAGGAACATTGCGTTCTTCTTTTAATGGAATATCTTCACGGATCTTTGCATTTACAATATCCTCTACTTGCTTGATTTCTTCATAACTCATCTTTGCAAAATGAGATATATCAAAACGAAGTACATCTGGAGAAACTAAAGAGCCTTTTTGGTTGACATGATCTCCTAAAACTTGTTTTAAGGCAGCATGCAGCAAATGGGTTGCAGAGTGATTCGCTTCGGAGTCTTTTCTTTTTGAAATATCCACGACCGCTTCAAAATCACCCGTTAAAACAGATGGCAATTGATTCACAAAATGAATAATCAATCCATTTTCCTTTTTCGTGTCTACAATTTCAATCTTCTCGCTCGTTTCTAAAGAACGAATGTAACCTGTATCACCAACTTGACCACCTCCTTCAGCGTAGAATGGTGTAACGGATAAAACCAATTGAAACTGCTCTTTTCCCTTCGCAGATACCTTACGATATTTAACAATTTCTGTCTGACTCGACAAGGCATCGTATCCTACAAATTCTGTATCTTGATTCTCGCTAACTAAAACCCAATCACTTGTGTCGATTGCTGTTGCCGCACGTGAGCGTTCCTTCTGCGCTAATAAAGCTTGCTCAAATCCAAGCATATCAACAGTTAACCCCTGTTCGCGAGCAAGTAGATCCGTTAAGTCAATTGGAAATCCATAGGTATCAAATAATTCGAAAGCAAAATTGCCATCGATACTCTTTTGATCAACTACGTAATTTTCAAAACGTTGAATTCCTGTTGTTAATGTACGTAGGAACGAAACTTCCTCTTCCAAAACAACCTTTTCAACAAAATCTTGCTGACTGTAAAGTTCATCAAATACACCTTTAAATTGTTCTGCCAAAACAGGCACTAACTCATGGATAAATGGTGATTTAAAATTTAAAAATGTATATGCGTAACGTACTGCTCTTCTTAATATACGACGGATAACATATCCTGCTTTATTATTGGATGGCAACTGACCATCAGCAATAGCAAAACTAACCGCGCGAATATGATCGGATAATACGCGCATCGCGATATCGGTTTTCTCGTCTGTTCCGTAAACAATGCCAGACTTTGTCGCGATATATTGTATTAAAGGCTGGAATACATCTGTATCATAATTTGACGTCTTTCCTTGAATACAACGCACCAATCGCTCAAATCCCATCCCTGTGTCAACATGTTTTGCAGGCAAAGATTTTAATGACTTATCCTTCAATCTGTTGAACTGCATAAATACAAGATTCCAAATCTCGATAACTTGTGGATCATCTGCATTTACCAATTCTTGACCAGGTACCTTAGCACGTTCTTCATCCGAACGCATATCGTAGTGTATTTCTGAGCAAGGACCACAAGGACCTGTGTCCCCCATTTCCCAGAAATTATCTTTCTTATTTCCTAATAGAATTCTATCTTCCGCGATTAACGCCTTCCAAAGGTCAAAAGCTTCCAAATCACGTTGCAAACCTTCGCTCGCATCGCCTTCAAAAATCGTAACGTATAAACGATCTTTATCTAACTTGAACACTTCTGTTAATAGTTCCCAAGCCCATTCAATAGCTTCCTTTTTAAAATAATCACCAAATGACCAGTTTCCAAGCATCTCAAATAAGGTATGGTGATAAGTATCAATCCCCACTTCCTCTAAATCGTTATGCTTCCCAGAAACACGAAGACACCGTTGTGTATCGGCGACGCGTGGATATTTAATGGCGGCCTCTCCCAAAAACAAATCCTTAAACTGGTTCATACCAGCGTTCGTAAACATTAATGTAGGGTCGTTTTTCACTACCACAGGAGCTGAAGGCACGATCTGATGTCCTTTACTCTTGAAAAAATCTAAAAAAGCCTGGCGTATTTCTCTGCTAGTCATTTATTTCGTAAATATTTTGCTTGCAAACTTACTCAAAATTGACGTTAAAATAGTCTTAAAAACCAACTTTTGTCATATTCACCGATATTTTTAGTAAATTTATCTTCTTAATAAAGAACAACTCAATAAATCAAAAAGATGACTATAATCGTCCCTACCGATTTTTCGAAAAACTCGGAATTTGCGGCTCAATACGCTTGCGAACTCGCTACAAAAAAGAATGCCGATATCTTGTTACTTCATTGTTACACCAGCGCTTCAGTTGGTGAGTCCGACGAGCACAACCTTACAGATCCAATCTTGAAAGCTGATTTATTGATTGCCGAACTAAAAGACAAACTTGTTGATCAATTTCCTAGTGTTGATTTCTATATTGAATGTTCGAGAACCCTCATTATCGAAAAACTTACAGAAATGTCAAATTCTGGAAAGTTTGAGTTAATTATTATGGGGGCTTCAGGTGAAAGTAAAACAAAACCACTTTATTGGGGTAGTACGACCCTTGCTGTTGCAGCGAAGTCAAGTATTCCTGTCGTGGTCGTTCCAAACGAACCATATTCTTTCCAAAGCAATCATATTGCTTTGTTGACCAATTTCAAACATGAGGAGTTAGATACCTTAAAACAATACCTCCGATTAGTGGATCAAACCAATTCACTATCATTAATCCACGTATATAAGGAAAGTCAAAAACGTGAAAACGTATTGGAGAGTTTAGACAGTTGGGCATATAATATTAAAGAGATGACGCAAGTTACCGAAGTAAAAACCTATGCTGAACCAATCCAAAAAAGCGATGAGGAATTAGATACGGTACCAGAGGTGGTGGAGAAATTAATTCAGGATATCAATCCTGATGTGATTCTTGTCACTCCTAGCCGCAAGACTTTTTTTGAACGCCTATTTACGAGTTCCGTATCAAAGGCAATTGCATTGGAGCTTAATAAACCCGCATTTTTCGACAAAATATAAAAACTACATATTGATATCATGAGCAAATTATTAGTACCTATAGACTTTTCTGAATATTCAGCAGTCGCTGTGGAGTATGCTTGCCAAATTGCCCAACAAGCTGGTCAGTCTTTGGACTTGGCACATATATTTTCGGATCACTCCAATATTTATATCAACGCGCAAAACGACCCTTCATTGAAAGACCCTCGTGTGCCAATGGCAGAGCGTGATATGAAGAACTTAGTCGCTGAAATCAGTAAAAAATACCCCAATATTGAAGTGAATACGCTGTTCAGTGATGGTAATCTTTATGACGAGATTAAGAAAATCACAAATGCGAACGAGTATGATGCTGTTGTTATGGGAACAAAAGGTTCTTCTGGACTGGAAGCAATCTTTATCGGCAGTAATACTTACGATACGATATTAAACACCAAAACACCGCTACTTGCAATTCCTTTAGAATCTACCGAACTAAAGAAAGATCGTATCGCATTGCTTTGTAATTTTAAAGACGCCGAACTTACTTGCTTAAGTCAGGCCTTACCATTATTCCAAAAGGATTTTGAATTGGTATTAATTCATGTTAATGCAAAGGACAGGGAGATAAAGGATATCGATTCAGATTTCAAAACTTGGATTAATCGTATAGAAAATGAATTAGGTATATCCGATATTACCTACATTATTAAGCCTCAGTCATTATTTATGCGTCAAAAAGAAAGTGTGGCACAGGCTGTAACTTCTGTTTTAATTGACGAACAGATTGACGTGCTTTTGTTGACCAAGAGTCGCAAGAGTGTTTTCCGCCAACTAACTGAGCCAAACGTAATTAAGAAACTTGCGTTTGACATTAAAATACCGACATTCTTCGCTCGCGTTATCCCTACAAACGGCTAGTTCAGCTACAAGAGCGCTACAAATTTTACAGCATTTGTTGCCAAGGCGAGAGTTTTGGCAACAATTTTGCCTAGCCATTAGCAAGTGTAAAATTTAGTAACATGAAAACAAACTATATTAAAAAAGC encodes:
- a CDS encoding response regulator transcription factor; translated protein: MASKQKILVVDDEADIVELISYNLTKEGYQVYTAANGKEAIKVAKDVYPDLIILDVMMPEMDGIEACRLMRSMPEFKQTFMVFLTARSEEYSEIAGFHVGADDYIAKPIKPRALMSRINAILRRNTSEVIDDQSTDKLEISDLVIDRDSFLVYRGEEKFVLAKKEFELLYLLASKPNKVFTREQILKAIWEDSVVVTNRTIDVHIRKLREKIGDTYVTTVKGVGYKFELN
- a CDS encoding TlpA disulfide reductase family protein, which encodes MRKSVLNVCGLLFLSSLISACSNNESIQIKGVIDNPGNVKVVSFYEGDRKLDSTFIADGNRFKFERPATQERLLTIAVGKNRYPIIVEPGNELTFSVDMQQPETYKVEGSELSTKLKDFAPLKVRIDFVRDSLQQAFTKATTDLGANEIQNLRAEMLQKFEPFFKNYVQQAVTFADKNQDLAGFYVMSTLDPEMAEQELITYADQIKDKFTENRYVSDFKGEVNKLRKLAIGQPAPALQAYTKDNKLVKLSDFQGKTVLIDFWASWCMPCREENPNIVKQYHRFKDKNFTVLGVSLDNNPGPWMRAIADDKLEWTNISDLQAWSSPLVIDYQIKGIPTSYIIDGTGKIIAKNLRGKELEDFLTKTLN
- the alaS gene encoding alanine--tRNA ligase, which encodes MTSREIRQAFLDFFKSKGHQIVPSAPVVVKNDPTLMFTNAGMNQFKDLFLGEAAIKYPRVADTQRCLRVSGKHNDLEEVGIDTYHHTLFEMLGNWSFGDYFKKEAIEWAWELLTEVFKLDKDRLYVTIFEGDASEGLQRDLEAFDLWKALIAEDRILLGNKKDNFWEMGDTGPCGPCSEIHYDMRSDEERAKVPGQELVNADDPQVIEIWNLVFMQFNRLKDKSLKSLPAKHVDTGMGFERLVRCIQGKTSNYDTDVFQPLIQYIATKSGIVYGTDEKTDIAMRVLSDHIRAVSFAIADGQLPSNNKAGYVIRRILRRAVRYAYTFLNFKSPFIHELVPVLAEQFKGVFDELYSQQDFVEKVVLEEEVSFLRTLTTGIQRFENYVVDQKSIDGNFAFELFDTYGFPIDLTDLLAREQGLTVDMLGFEQALLAQKERSRAATAIDTSDWVLVSENQDTEFVGYDALSSQTEIVKYRKVSAKGKEQFQLVLSVTPFYAEGGGQVGDTGYIRSLETSEKIEIVDTKKENGLIIHFVNQLPSVLTGDFEAVVDISKRKDSEANHSATHLLHAALKQVLGDHVNQKGSLVSPDVLRFDISHFAKMSYEEIKQVEDIVNAKIREDIPLKEERNVPYQKAIESGVTALFGEKYGDHVRVITFDDHYSKELCGGTHVRATGQIGFFKIVSESAVAAGVRRIEAITGTKAQQVIREYFELVDNMKGMLNNPKDFVSALSKVIDENGALRKEIERNIVEKSLKMREELESKFERIGDINFLSMVVDLPNADAVKTLAYALKGAVDRLFLVLGADFDGKPSLTVMISDDLAKEKNLNAGNIVRELAKEIQGGGGGQPFFATAGGKDSAGLPKAIERAREFVK
- a CDS encoding universal stress protein; this encodes MTIIVPTDFSKNSEFAAQYACELATKKNADILLLHCYTSASVGESDEHNLTDPILKADLLIAELKDKLVDQFPSVDFYIECSRTLIIEKLTEMSNSGKFELIIMGASGESKTKPLYWGSTTLAVAAKSSIPVVVVPNEPYSFQSNHIALLTNFKHEELDTLKQYLRLVDQTNSLSLIHVYKESQKRENVLESLDSWAYNIKEMTQVTEVKTYAEPIQKSDEELDTVPEVVEKLIQDINPDVILVTPSRKTFFERLFTSSVSKAIALELNKPAFFDKI
- a CDS encoding universal stress protein, which produces MSKLLVPIDFSEYSAVAVEYACQIAQQAGQSLDLAHIFSDHSNIYINAQNDPSLKDPRVPMAERDMKNLVAEISKKYPNIEVNTLFSDGNLYDEIKKITNANEYDAVVMGTKGSSGLEAIFIGSNTYDTILNTKTPLLAIPLESTELKKDRIALLCNFKDAELTCLSQALPLFQKDFELVLIHVNAKDREIKDIDSDFKTWINRIENELGISDITYIIKPQSLFMRQKESVAQAVTSVLIDEQIDVLLLTKSRKSVFRQLTEPNVIKKLAFDIKIPTFFARVIPTNG